cgtcttatttaaaaaaaatttatgcaaaaacttaaaaaaattaatcacacataaagtattattcatgttatcatctagtaagaataaaaatattaatcaaaatttttttcaaataagacgaagagtcaatatattgtatcaaaaaactgaaaaataatcttatttcaggATGGAGGTAATATATCTAAACTTTCAGTTGATTCCCACCGCTTCTCGGTACTTTTACTAAATAGCAAGGACGGAACTAGAGAGATGTGCCGCTCACACTTTACTCTGCTTGAACTGCATTAAGCAAAATTTAGTCCAATGCAGGTGCATGAGTTTAGATTAAAAggattacatatataataaattaaataaactatagattaaaaaaatctagactAGGTTCATGGGCACCCCCTCTTCTATATCCGAGCTCCTAAAGAGGGGGATGAaactaaaaatcaatttttcatgtTAATCTCATCAAATTCCCCCCATGTTCTTCATTATTGCCAAACACATTGTTGAGTCTTGTAGGCCAAACACATTGCCAAACTTGAAATCCATGTTTTCTTCCATGGTTGTCCATGAGAGGAGGGGTTGAGCCATAAAATCTtccgccaaaaaaaaatccatcgaCACCCTCGCATTGACTGTCAGTGCCAGCTGTGTGCGCAGTGCAGTGGTACTGTCAGTTATCAATCTCTGTCCTCCTTCCTTGTTGGAAGGCCATGTAGAGTCTGAAATAAGGCCACCATGGAGATAGCATACTTTATCAATCAATAGTGTAGCTCTTAATCAATAgctcataatacaaatgattCTATAATTCTTTCTCACttaacattaaaatatttacaagaaactatctcttaattcttgattaagagatagtttttatctttttttattaaaagttatataatatCTCTTATAGATAGCTATAGATACCAATTGAAGGTGACCTAATAATCTGCAGCACAACACATTTTCCAGTCATACGGCTCATGTCACAATACCACAACATCacctcacaagtcacaaccaCAAAGAGTGAATTGGTTCTACTCGctcctctgtcccaaaataaattaatattttaatttttacctacaatgtttgacttttcgtcttataaaaaaattacgattaatatttttatttttattagatgataaattataaatagtattgactaattttattaatttcttaaaaaatataaataagacggatgatcaaacacTGGGcatagaaacaaaattttgatttattaagggatggagggagtaattaagAAGATTTAGGTCCTAAGACATGCTCCGGCGACCCAAGCAGCAATCTTCTCTTTTCCAGAAAGATCCTATTGTCTTGATGATAAGAAAGCAACATATTTCTGTAATCCGGACCCATCTCCTGGCCTTTCCCTTTTGAATGACTGCAAAATTAATCGGTGATGCATGCATCTGCACATATTTGCTTTGACAATTTAGATAGTACTTCAACATCGCTACCACTCAAGTACTTCCCCAACTAATCTGACACTTGTGCTTAGCAAGTCAAGCAAATAGCCCCAATGAAACTAAACGAATGCTCATATGGTCCATGATGGCATTTCATACATTAAAGCCCAAAATAAACATGAAATTCGTCATCAGTGAAGTTATAAGTGTAGGATCCACCAGATGTCCTTAAAAAGGATTTACAATGTAGAACACAAACAACACGATGGCACAACTATGAGATTACATGTTAAAAGAAGAGTACAATTTGATTGACATGTAATTTGGCACGTATAACAGTATTGAATAAACGACCAATAAACACAGCAGTATACCCTAATAAGATAATCATGACCGCAATTCAGTGGTTGACTCAACATAGCAGCATTTTAGTGATTAAAAAGAGGGTGCACTTCTGACTTGCCTAAAATAACAGAGACATTCTTGACTTAACTTATTCTTAGCAGAGCAAAACTCGAACATTATGGAATCATAATAACAGTAATACGTACCGAGAGTAACTTTATAGCATAATTGCATTTGCTTTCATTTTGTGCATTTACATCTCTTTTCCACAAAACctgcttctttttttaatcaaacaaGATCACATATTTGCATGTATACAAATAATGTAATCATCACCAACAATAATAGAAGTGAAGCTAACAATAACCATATGAAAATTGACACTTATAAATTCGCAGGCAACAATCTGGAGCCTATCTCCGTTCAAAACTATAAGAATAGACTCGATGATGCAAACATGCACAATGAAATCTGTTACTAGCAGAAATTTAAGAGAGGCTTTCTAAACAAAAGGAGCAGAAAAGTTTATGACATAAATATTATGTCATATAGAGCAAAGAAAAAGTTGGGTGTGTGTGGAGATAACTGCTTGGCTTTTCAAGCAATTAAGCTGAGAATGATCACATTTAAGTATCAGAAGACTTACGGGGTGGCATAACAGGAAGGTCAATGGCTGGCTGAATGGTCCCAAGTAAGACACAAGAGGGATATCCGAAAAGAAACACTATTGCATTTTTATTGAATTACATCCTCCTATTTGTTTCAGCATGCAGCAGTATTGCTTTTGTTTGATCTGGGTATCTTAGCTCTAGCAGTGAAAAGGAACTTGATCTCAAATTTCTTTACTCTTTGATATAATCTCAACGTCAACAGGCTCTCGTAACTCCAGAATCAGCTGCAGTCTCGGTAATACACAGATATTTAACTCCATCCACATATTGGTCTAGTGTTACTCTTTTCACAAATTACTATCCACAGGCATCCCAGTGAATTTAATTATCACCCATTATTTGCTTGGttaaatgagaaaagaaatagtTTTGTCTCTTGTTTAGCAGGAAAAACGGCTATCTCCTTTTTAGAGGGGAAAACAGTTATTGCCTATGGTCACTCCAAAATCACTCAAACATTAAACCTTGGTTTCGCAGTATCTGGACATCCATGAGATACTGTACTGCCCTCTTCTTGTTCTTATTTTGTTAAATGGTAATGGTAGCTGAATAATATATCTATTCACTCAAAAGAGATTGGCATGTACATGTGGTCAATTGTCTTAGATTAGATGAGTTTCTGGAAGTTTAAAAAGTAAGCCCAATACATATGTGCACCTTTCATCATCAGAAAATAAGTCTCATAACATGCCTATACATGGGCCAAAATCAATCCCTCCAACCAAGTGTAAATGCACTAGGTCATGTTGTCCACCTGGAAACCACTAGTGGATGAACTTTGCTTGGGCAAATCCCAGTCCTGTTATTCAATTATGGGTAGATAATCTTCTACTAATTTATGTAATGTCTCTATCAAACACTATGCACCCACATGGCCTTGAGagtttcctttcttttccagCTAAAAAAAGGACATATACCAGACAATAGTCTAAAATACAAAACAGGACTTCACTgcaaattcaaaatcaacacgCCATGAACAAAACACTAATATTACATTGCCTTGTGCGATTTGCATAAGCTCACAAGAGTAGCAGCTAAAGGATTCATTactctaaaataatttcacaaCTTCAAAAGGAGTAATGAAATGAACAATGGCAGCACGGCAAAATCTGTTGGATTTACAATCAATAGCAATATCAACTTACAAAGTGCACATGGTCTTTGCAAGAATTTGAACATGGTAAGCCAAAAAGACCAAGAGCAAAGGTTTATTAGACAGTAACATTAAGATTGTTGTTTACATTCGGATCTTTAAATCATTATAAGACATcagtaaaaggaaaaaaactccTAGCAGCACATGCAATGTTTCACAGTCAACCATTGTGTCGACATATTTAACTTCCAGTTCTCATGATTGTATGACACATGTCTTAAGCCACAAGGAGAAAGAGGGAGTATACAATCTGTATAAATTTTGCATAAACTGCAGCATATCTACCAAAGATGTGTTTttaacatatttgaagtacCCAGCAgttctttaaaaaagtaagTTCTCGCTGGTTCATGTGGGAGAATGAATGTACACATAAGGACTAACTGTGCAACAAGACACATACATgaaaaggaataaaaaaacatcatgttCATACATCATATTAAATGTACAAGGGCATACACATATGATGCAACGATATGCACATGGAAAGGGATCCTCTGACTTAAGTCAGAggggctgacatgtgggcccgtgggcggtggggcccacatgtcagtgacccACGTCCCTCTGACTTAAGTCAGAGGAACCGCTTCCATATGCACATACTCTATCATGTATATGATGGAAGAGACAGGCATTCATAGGATACAGCTGCTAATCTGTTGTTTAGAAGTGTCGAGATAATCAGAAGGAAACCAGTAAACGGAAAACAGAACTGTAAcatcaaaagaagaaaaaaaaactcacaagCTAGTCAAAAGTGCAACTATACAACTTATtacttgcatatatacatgatgGACCTGAACTGCAAAGGCACAGAGAAGAAATAAACAGCCAACCCTGTCTAGATAGTTGAAAGCACGCAGAGAGGTTATAACCTTCTGGGTTTAGATGGCTCTGGAGGTCCAGACTTCCTAAAAATTCCACAGAAGATGCATCCAGGAACCTTGGGTGAAGGTGGATCCTGTGCTGCGGGCACACGCCGCGTACGGAAAGCCTGGCCGTTGTTGCACCTGGTGTGCTCTGCACCATCGCCATGCCTGCGCTGCAGTCCAATGGACCCAACACTACGGGAGTGCCTCAGCTCCAAGGTCTCACCTTCTTGATCCCTCTCGCTATGGCCATCTGACATAAGTCTCTCATCCCAGACTAAGCCAGACGAACCAGACCTTCTAAATGTCTGCGAAGATCTCTGCAGCCCAGCCATCTTCCTCACAGCGATTCTCTATCTAGGTAGTTGTAGATGTAGTTCTATGGTATGCAATGGGGGATAAGGGAAGAAGAGAGTGATATCACCCAGGttaaatagaatatttatccATAAATAGGAAAATCTGCAAGTTGAAAGGATAGGGGCCGGATGATGGTGACAGGCAGATAGGAGCAAGGATGAGGAAGGTTTGCCTACACACTGAATTGACATCGAGCAATCAATTGATAAATCGACAACACTACAGAATCATCTATCATCTTAGACTAGCGGTGCTAACTACGTTTTTGGCTCTTGTGCATGTAATACAAACTAATAATCATGGAAACTATTGTCAACCACCAAAATCATTGTAAATTCCTAATTA
This is a stretch of genomic DNA from Oryza brachyantha chromosome 1, ObraRS2, whole genome shotgun sequence. It encodes these proteins:
- the LOC102710913 gene encoding MAPK kinase substrate protein At1g80180-like; the protein is MAGLQRSSQTFRRSGSSGLVWDERLMSDGHSERDQEGETLELRHSRSVGSIGLQRRHGDGAEHTRCNNGQAFRTRRVPAAQDPPSPKVPGCIFCGIFRKSGPPEPSKPRRLYMAFQQGRRTEIDN